The sequence below is a genomic window from Paenibacillus sp. DCT19.
CTTTGAAATAACTAGTTACTACGGAAAGTAGGATGCCAAGTGTTAACGTTGAAGAAGGTTGAGCTTCAGGGACATGATGTATTTGAACTCATGCAGGGACATCTTCAAGACTCACACTGGTTAGATAGTTCCATTTATTTAACAGAAGAAGTAATTAATAAGACTGAGTTTGTAAAGATATGTAAGCATTGTTTAGTGAATTTTAACTATTACGGTCCGACTGAAGTCAACCAAGTCGAATGGAAACAGATGAAGCAAATGGCCGATTCATCTGAATCCGAAAGTACTAAACAATTGTTAGCGGAAATTGATTTTTGGGCAATCGAATGCTTCGAAAATCATTCGTGCTTCACAATCTGTGGTATATAACTTGCGGAAATACATTAAAGCGAAATTTCATACTAGTTTAATAGAGAAAAGGCAGTCGTTCTTAAGGAACGTACTGCCTTTTTCGCTTGTTGTGATGTTAATTACGACTAGTTAATCTGCTAGTTCAAGATGAGCGAGTGGATATTTTCGCAATTATAAGCAGATTGGATAAATCTATTAGAAAGGGTTCTGATATCAAATCAGACGGTAGCCCGGTGGCAAGTTGCCTGTACGTCTAATTCTACGGATCTGAGCCAGTGTCAGCCGCTCATTCGATGCGATTAGCGACTCAACATCCCCTCTGCGCAGGAAATCATCCAATTCTCGAATGCTACGGTTACCCCGCAGTACAACGAAATTATCTCTGAAGCGAGACCGATCGAACAAAACCAGAGTAGCGAACGGGTTGGTAGAGAAGAATCGCAGGCTCTCGATCCCTGTCAGGACTGAGTCAATATCGCTTATGCCGAGGTTGCCACGGTAGACTCTTCTTAATCCTCTGAAATTCTCTTCACTATACACGGTTAAGCGGGGTAGATAATTTGGGAGATTGAAGCATTTTTGTTATCCATATAATATACCTCCTTAACATAGTAAACATTCATCCTGGAAGCAGGAGATGCTATGAGACATCCTATGAAAAAGAGAGGACAAATGTGTGGACGAATCTATCGGATCAAAATGCTGATGCGAAATAGTACGCGATTATAAAATGAACTTGAATAGTGTTCTGTAGCTTGACAATCACAAATTTTTTTATAAGAACAAAGACTGAAAGATTTAAATTAACATCATAAATATTATGTAAACTAAATATAAATTTTATTTTTTACTTAGTTCAAGAAGAAATAATAAAAGTACCCAACAGAATGGGTCTGATGGGTAGTATTGTGGTTATTTACTTATTATCTTTAATGGGGAAGGCACATCAGTTATTGTTCATCAGCTTTAAGGGGTAAAATCGACCATTATGAGCTATTTTGTCCAACGGTGCATGGCCTGCTTCATTCGCATAAATGGACACTTGGAAGGTGTTTGTTCATCATCGGATAGGAAATATTGTTTCCATTCCAGGTTACCTTCCTGACCGTACCATTTCAGAGAAGGGTGCGCTGGGACAGCGTCGTAGTCCGTCAGACGTTTACGGATAAGAGTTTTCATTTTACGACCGAGAGGCGTGCTGTCATTAATGGATTCGAACACCCAACGCGGCTGAAAAGCCAACATGAAATATGGGAAATGCCGACTCGCTCTGAGCTTATGAGCAGGTGTCGCACAAAAGCAAAAATAGGGCTCCCCGTCAAAGCAAAATTCCCAAGTCGAATCATTCGGTTCTGTTGATATGTGTTCGGGCCAGGGAGATTCATCTTGTGCAGTAATCCGACTGAGTAATTCCCAGAAAAGAGACTGGTACTGTTCGACTGAGGTATGTTCAAGTAACTCCTTTGGTGTGTCACAGATAATGACTAAGGAAGCATATTGCCCTGTATCTCTGGAGATTGTTCCGTACTGACCTAACAGATGGGCTATGTCTTCGACCGCTTCTTGGGAACGTGGATCATGTGCAAAACCAAACCTTAAATGTCCGGACAGAAAGCCAACTCTTCCCGGTACACAGG
It includes:
- a CDS encoding YqcI/YcgG family protein, whose product is MTELFSADQIKHGFEQLPNWQQDAYLKFSNMIADDGNTYPCVPGRVGFLSGHLRFGFAHDPRSQEAVEDIAHLLGQYGTISRDTGQYASLVIICDTPKELLEHTSVEQYQSLFWELLSRITAQDESPWPEHISTEPNDSTWEFCFDGEPYFCFCATPAHKLRASRHFPYFMLAFQPRWVFESINDSTPLGRKMKTLIRKRLTDYDAVPAHPSLKWYGQEGNLEWKQYFLSDDEQTPSKCPFMRMKQAMHRWTK